From Virgibacillus natechei, the proteins below share one genomic window:
- a CDS encoding DUF1850 domain-containing protein, with amino-acid sequence MRKFLSIKPSLSNGRLGWLLGLGILIAIGIYLFLLDVPIMYAIDEEENILISERVDADTTFTSEYIHSVVRCPIIEKLEVNDQHEMVLMESWNCSFGAGIETEAPPGATDRMEDGFYVIDNMNQVFTEISFHPVEMSDQILTIDDKEWNLSKEPFVGETFSLTVEEESLFIYWWNKI; translated from the coding sequence ATGAGAAAATTTTTATCAATCAAACCGAGTCTGTCTAATGGCAGGCTTGGTTGGTTACTGGGTTTGGGCATACTAATTGCTATCGGCATTTATTTGTTTCTATTAGATGTTCCTATCATGTATGCGATTGACGAGGAAGAGAACATTCTAATTTCGGAGCGCGTAGATGCCGATACAACTTTCACGTCAGAATATATCCATTCAGTTGTCAGATGCCCCATTATTGAAAAATTAGAAGTGAATGATCAACATGAAATGGTATTAATGGAAAGCTGGAATTGCAGTTTTGGTGCAGGAATTGAAACAGAAGCCCCTCCAGGAGCTACAGATCGAATGGAAGATGGTTTTTATGTAATTGATAATATGAATCAAGTATTCACTGAAATATCATTTCATCCAGTAGAAATGTCTGATCAGATCCTTACAATTGATGACAAGGAATGGAATCTATCAAAAGAACCATTTGTAGGAGAAACATTTTCTCTAACGGTTGAAGAGGAAAGTCTATTCATCTACTGGTGGAATAAAATCTAG
- a CDS encoding TAXI family TRAP transporter solute-binding subunit: MKLKNLKLTALLFIVLLLAACGSAQEEESGDDDGESSNGDVRLTIGTGGTSGTYYPLGVAMAQQVFEGVEGVSGTNAVSTGASVANAQEMGAGDYQLALVQNDIAYYAVNGETLADFEGEPIENIAGMTSLYPEDIQLVTPADSDIETIEDLEGKNVAVGDQGSGAEANANQVLEAAGLTYDDITAEFLGFGDASQGMQNDTIDAAFIVAGSPTAAIQELGANRDIRVVSLSDDLIDTLTSEYSYYTERTISGEEYADYGQEEDIQTVAVMAILVIDSEVPEETAYNMTKALFENQSELEDAHARGADMTLETATEGMSIDLHPGVARYFEEEGISVD, encoded by the coding sequence TTGAAATTGAAAAATCTTAAATTAACAGCTTTATTGTTTATTGTATTATTACTCGCAGCTTGTGGTAGTGCCCAGGAAGAAGAATCGGGCGATGATGATGGGGAATCATCAAATGGTGATGTACGCTTAACAATCGGAACTGGTGGTACTAGTGGTACCTATTACCCACTTGGGGTAGCCATGGCTCAGCAGGTATTCGAAGGCGTTGAAGGCGTATCAGGTACGAATGCAGTTTCCACAGGGGCATCTGTAGCTAATGCGCAGGAAATGGGAGCTGGGGACTACCAATTAGCATTAGTACAGAATGACATTGCATATTACGCGGTAAATGGAGAAACGTTAGCTGATTTTGAGGGTGAACCAATTGAAAATATTGCTGGCATGACTTCATTATATCCAGAAGATATTCAACTTGTTACGCCAGCAGATAGCGATATTGAAACAATAGAAGATCTAGAAGGGAAAAACGTGGCAGTTGGTGATCAGGGAAGTGGTGCGGAAGCGAATGCAAATCAGGTGCTTGAAGCAGCAGGACTTACGTATGATGATATTACAGCTGAATTTCTAGGGTTTGGAGATGCTTCACAAGGAATGCAGAACGATACGATCGATGCTGCCTTCATTGTTGCAGGCTCGCCAACAGCAGCTATTCAAGAGTTAGGTGCTAATAGAGATATTCGTGTCGTCTCACTGAGTGATGATCTTATTGATACCTTAACATCTGAGTATTCCTATTATACTGAACGCACAATTTCTGGTGAGGAATATGCTGATTATGGACAGGAAGAAGATATTCAAACAGTAGCTGTCATGGCTATTCTAGTTATTGATAGTGAGGTACCAGAAGAAACAGCTTACAACATGACAAAAGCGTTATTTGAAAATCAATCTGAATTAGAGGATGCACATGCTCGTGGAGCAGATATGACATTAGAAACAGCAACCGAAGGAATGTCTATTGATTTACATCCTGGTGTAGCTAGATATTTTGAAGAAGAGGGTATCTCTGTAGACTAA